The Pagrus major chromosome 10, Pma_NU_1.0 genome contains a region encoding:
- the LOC141003486 gene encoding uncharacterized protein produces the protein MQLFIVLFLLSHVDVVTAVAGCHNDRDKDHRPRENCTAAGFSDVPAGIEPTTKVLLFPNNLFSSLSWSSFQMFQDIYEIDLSGNKVPDVSASVSPVLPSLSVLRLGSNRLTSLSDGAFSACPGLTELYLDANAIDTLSNHAFSGLSKLEILDLTSNHIKVLPPLMLHPLLAIETLYLENNKITVMPDGWFSQKEEVPYLYLSANPWACSCSLGYLRRYLDDNEMNVYVRDGPIIRSDGESVVCDSPQRFKGSPVLNLEESHLCSPATETGPTETGPTGDLDQQMTAMTPNKGTTAATTINYPPPAPTTHRPPPPTHRPPPPTHRPPPPPTHRPPPPTHRPTHRPPPPTHRPPPPTHRPPTARPPPPTHRPPPPTHRPPPPTHRPTHRPPPPTHRPPPPTHRPPTARPPPCPTESVPPTVTSTTPKVQVVTTTTKTPPWVIADLSRRQSGEVGAVGGAAVFCLWLLAGCVLLCSAVAACILTTLAGLVTWYRRVYQPLSVRLARRRRGGGEAVRLLTYSRGEVNEVAGGGVMEVYRSVLFIHREGGGAIETGGGAIEMGGDGGGEGGAIEMGGGAIETGGGAIEMGGDGGGEGGAIETGDGGRERLLVTLEPTGGGGGGGGGVTREEGREDRAVYRKTLFRPLSREEEVEGWRDVMEECRLPAEGGGRRGGGGVSRKRYSVILREEREESGGGREELDLVVGGWEAGGEEESLGDWLAQYLPSMPRAVATPPEGEAAQ, from the exons ATGCAGCTCTTCATcgtcctctttctcctctcccatGTTGACGTGGTTACAGCGGTGGCCGGTTGCCACAACGACAGGGACAAGGACCACCGGCCGCGGGAGAACTGCACTGCGGCCGGCTTCAGCGACGTCCCGGCAGGAATCGAACCCACGACCAAG GTCCTGTTGTTTCCCAACAACCTGTTCTCCAGCCTGTCCTGGTCCTCCTTCCAGATGTTTCAGGACATTTATGAGATCGACCTCTCAGGCAACAAG GTTCCAGACGTGTCCGCCAGCGTGTCTCCGGTCCTGCCCAGCCTCAGCGTCCTCCGGCTCGGCTCCAACCGCCTGACATCGCTCTCTGACGGCGCCTTCTCCGCCTGTCCGGGTCTGACTGAACTCTACCTGGACGCCAACGCCATCGACACTCTGAGCAACCACGCCTTCTCCGGACTCAGCAAACTGGAG ATTCTGGATCTGACGTCCAATCATATCAAGGTGCTTCCCCCGCTCATGCTCCACCCCCTCCTTGCCATAGAGACGCTCTACCTGGAGAACAACAAG atCACAGTGATGCCAGACGGTTGGTTCAGCCAGAAGGAGGAGGTGCCGTACCTCTACCTCTCAGCCAATCCCTGGGCCTGCTCCTGTTCCCTCGGTTACTTGCGCCGGTACCTCGATGACAACGAAATGAACGTCTACGTCCGGGACGGCCCGATCATCAGGAGCGACGGAGAGAGTGTG gtgtgtgACTCTCCTCAGAGGTTTAAAGGTTCACCTGTGTTGAATCTGGAAGAATCTCATCTGTGTTCACCTGCGACAGAAACAGGTCCAACAGAAACAGGTCCAACAGGAGACCTGGACCAGCAAATGACGGCCATGACTCCTAACAAGGGAACTACAGCTGCTACTACGATCAAttatcctcctcctgctcctactactcatcgtcctcctcctcctactcatcgtcctcctcctcctactcatcgtcctcctcctcctcctactcatcgtcctcctcctcctactcatCGTCCTActcatcgtcctcctcctcctactcatcgtcctcctcctcctactcatCGTCCTCCTActgctcgtcctcctcctcctactcatcgtcctcctcctcctactcatcgtcctcctcctcctactcatCGTCCTActcatcgtcctcctcctcctactcatcgtcctcctcctcctactcatCGTCCTCCTACTGCTCGTCCTCCTCCTTGTCCAACTGAGTCTGTTCCTCCGACCGTAACATCAACAACGCCAAAAGTCCAGGTGGTCACGACAACCACCAAAACCCCTCCGTGGGTGATCGCTGACCTGAGCAGGAGGCAGAGCGGTGAAGTCGGCGCCGTCGGAGGAGCGGCCGTGTTCTGCTTGTGGCTCCTCGCCGGCTGTGTCCTGCTGTGCTCGGCGGTGGCGGCGTGTATACTGACGACTCTGGCAGGGCTGGTCACCTGGTACAGGAGGGTGTACCAGCCACTGAGCGTGAGGCTGgcgaggaggagaagaggaggaggtgaagcagtgaggcTGTTAACGTACAGCAGGGGGGAAGTGAACGAGGtggcaggaggaggagtgatGGAGGTCTATCGCTCTGTTCTGTTCAtccacagagagggaggaggagctaTAGAGACGGGAGGAGGAGCTATAGAGatgggaggagatggaggaggagaaggaggggctATAGAGATGGGAGGAGGAGCTATAGAGACGGGAGGAGGAGCTATAGAGatgggaggagatggaggaggagaaggaggagctaTAGAGACgggagacggagggagggagagactaCTTGTCACTCTGGAgccaacaggaggaggaggaggaggaggaggaggagtgaccagagaagaagggagggaggacagagcAGTGTACAGGAAGACGTTATTCCGTCCGttaagcagagaggaggaggtggaggggtggagggatGTGATGGAGGAGTGTCGGCTCCCTGCagagggtggagggaggaggggagggggaggagtcTCCAGAAAGCGCTACAGTGTAAttctgagggaggagagggaggagtcagggggaggcagggaggagcTGGACCTGGTGGTGGGGGGAtgggaggcaggaggagaggaggaaagctTGGGGGATTGGCTGGCACAATACTTACCCAGCATGCCCAGGGCAGTGGCCACGCCTCCCGAGGGCGAGGCAGCTCAGTGA
- the kif1ca gene encoding kinesin-like protein KIF1C isoform X1, whose product MAGASVKVAVRVRPFNSRETGRNAKCVIQMQGNTTCISNPKQPKDGAKNFTFDYSYWSHTTADDPSFACQKQVYKDIGEEMLLHAFEGYNVCIFAYGQTGAGKSYTMMGKQEPGQEGIIPQLCEDLFQRTGENTDPDLTYSVEVSYMEIYCERVRDLLNPKSQGTLRVREHPILGPYVEDLSKLAVTGFNDIQDLMDAGNKARTVAATNMNETSSRSHAVFTIVFTQKRRDQMTSLDTEKVSKISLVDLAGSERADSSGAKGTRLKEGANINKSLTTLGKVISALAEMQSNKKRKSDFIPYRDSVLTWLLKENLGGNSRTAMIAALSPADINYEETLSTLRYADRAKQIRCNAVINEDPNAKLIRELKAEVERLRNLLFSQGLQELLDNTVNNNNVLAGLAGVSPSPLQLALTANGIVSKNGSAPAGDHLGAEPPSAGDAPADPDHLMEDGEDGEESEPISKEEAAERLLETEKIIAELNETWEEKLRKTESIRLERESLLAEMGVSIKEDGGTLGVFSPKGTPHLVNLNEDPLMSECLLYYIKEGFTRVGQQDVDIKLSGHFIKEIHCVFVSETNEQGEVVVTLEPLIGAETYVNGKQITDAVVLKQGNRIVMGKNHVFRFNHPEQARLERERSLPADQQGEPEDWNYAQKELLEKQGIDIKLEMEKRLQDMEIQYRKEKEEADLLLEQHRLYADSDSGDDSDKRSCEESWRLISSLREKLPANKVQSIVKRCGLPSSGKRREPLRVYQIPQRRRISKDPKRVTMEDLRMQAVKEICYEVALGDFRHSRQEIEALSIVKMKELCRMYAKKDSSEKDSWRAVAQDVCDTVGIGEERSPPAEEGGGGGGGGGGGGGGGGGETGEGGQKKNMYDLKAHIDKLTDILEEVKLQNNMKDEEIKALRDRMIKMESIIPVQDDGENGEDDESPQRDEDGAGEGTHQPEVRVKRLMDEDPAFRRGRLRWLKQEQQRILNLQQQNITKKLRGQNQNQNQNQGQNSPVVPVHLPGTGRFIPPQECKLKFPFKSNPAHRLSWGPASAALQALGLGEGGEGGEYKEEGGVMEGKGSPSPPPPPPQGQTPALLPLPFQAPPPRMRTPSPHRAWQQRNQGNFFQNHQHRYRRNSLDSSTHGNSNYDNNQHHGGGGGGHQGRPRQRRGVSPVPGGERGGGRGGGGGRDRDGGFHYNQHQHHQYHHHPYYNPHNAPFQPGPHPNYHSLPRSGVPPPPADMLLGVGPPPPPVGWGFTTPPRMRRQFSAPDLKNNKETPI is encoded by the exons cTGTGTGAGGACTTGTTtcagagaacaggagagaacaCTGATCCTGACCTGACCTACTCTGTGGAG GTCTCCTACATGGAGATCTACTGCGAGCGGGTCCGGGATCTATTAAACCCAAAGTCCCAGGGGACTCTGCGGGTCCGGGAGCATCCCATCCTCGGGCCCTACGTGGAGGATCTGTCCAAACTGGCTGTGACCGGATTCAACGACATCCAGGACCTGATGGACGCCGGCAACAAGGCTCG GACGGTCGCAGCCACAAACATGAATGAGACGTCGTCCAGGTCACATGCTGTCTTCACCATCGTCTTCACACAAAAACGACGAGACCAGATGACCAGCCTGGACActgagaag GTCAGCAAGATCAGTCTGGTGGACCTGGCAGGAAGCGAGCGAGCCGACTCCTCCGGGGCAAAAGGCACTCGactgaag GAAGGAGCCAATATCAATAAATCTCTAACCACGCTGGGAAAAGTGATATCAGCTTTGGCTGAAATG CAGAGCAATAAGAAGAGGAAAAGTGATTTTATCCCCTACAGAGACTCTGTTCTCACCTGGCTACTAAAGGAAAACCTGG GAGGAAACTCTCGGACGGCCATGATTGCTGCTCTAAGTCCTGCTGACATCAACTATGAAGAAACACTGAGCACTCTGAG GTACGCTGACCGTGCCAAACAGATCCGCTGTAACGCTGTGATCAATGAAGATCCCAACGCCAAACTGATCAGAGAGCTGAAGGCTGAAGTGGAACGACTGAGGAACCTGCTGTTCTCGCAGGGCCTGCAGGAGCTGCTCGACAACACTG tcaacaacaacaacgtccTCGCTGGTCTCGCAGGTGTGTCCCCCTCCCCGCTGCAGCTGGCACTCACAGCCAATGGGATCGTATCGAAGAATGGCTCCGCCCCTGCAGGTGACCATctag GTGCTGAGCCGCCGTCTGCAGGTGACGCCCCCGCTGACCCCGACCACCTGATGGAGGACGGCGAGGACGGAGAGGAGTCGGAGCCCATCAGTAAAGAGGAGGCGGCAGAGAGGCTGCTG GAGACGGAGAAGATCATCGCTGAGCTGAACGAGACGTGGGAGGAGAAACTGAGGAAGACGGAGTCTATTCGACTGGAGAG AGAGTCCCTGCTGGCAGAGATGGGCGTGTCCATTAAAGAAGATGGAGGAACGTTGGGCGTCTTCTCTCCTAAAGGA acgCCTCACCTGGTCAACCTGAATGAAGACCCTCTGATGTCAGAGTGTCTGCTGTACTACATCAAGGAGGGATTCACCAG ggtgGGACAGCAGGACGTGGACATCAAACTGTCCGGTCACTTCATTAAAGAGATTCACTGTGTGTTCGTCAGTGAGACCAACGAGCAGGGAGAAG TGGTCGTCACTCTGGAGCCGCTGATCGGAGCGGAGACGTACGTCAACGGGAAGCAGATCACCGACGCCGTCGTCCTCAAACAAG GTAACCGCATCGTGATGGGGAAGAACCACGTGTTTCGGTTCAACCACCCGGAGCAGGCGAGGCTGGAGAGAGAGCGCAGCCTGCCGGCCGACCAGCAGGGGGAGCCGGAGGACTGGAACTACGCTCagaaggagctgctggagaagcaAGGCATCGACATCAAActggagatggagaagag ACTGCAGGACATGGAGATTCAGTACCgtaaagagaaggaggaggctGATCTGCTGCTGGAGCAACACAGACTG tatgCAGACAGTGACAGTGGAGACGACTCTGACAAACGCTCCTGTGAGGAGAGCTGGAGGCTGATCTCCTCGCTGAGAGAGAAACTACCTGCTAACAAG gtGCAGTCCATAGTGAAGCGCTGTGGTCTGCCGAGCAGTGGGAAGAGGAGGGAGCCTCTCAGAGTCTATCAGATccctcagaggaggaggatcagCAAGGACCCCAAACGGGTCACCATGGAGGACCTCCGCATGCAGGCTGTCAAAGAGATCTGCTACGAG GTGGCTCTGGGAGACTTCCGTCACTCCCGTCAGGAGATCGAAGCTCTGTCCATCGTCAAGATGAAGGAACTCTGCCGCATGTACGCCAAGAAAGACTCCAGCGAGAAGGACAGCTGGAGGGCCGTGGCCCAGGACGTCTGTGACACCGTGGGCatcggagaggagaggagcccCCCCgctgaggagggaggaggaggagggggaggaggaggaggaggaggaggaggaggaggaggagagacgggggaaggaggacagaaaaaaaacatgtacgATCTGAAGGCCCACATCGATAAACTCACTGATATTCTGGAG GAAGTGAAGCTGCAGAACAACATGAAGGACGAGGAGATCaaagctctgagagacagaaTGATTAAGATGGAGAGCATCATACCTGTTCAG GACGACGGTGAGAACGGCGAAGACGACGAGTCGCCTCAGAGAGACGAGGACGGGGCTGGAGAGGGCACCCACCAGCCGGAGGTCAGGGTGAAGAGGCTGATGGACGAGGACCCGGCGTTCAGGAGAGGACGCCTCCGCTGGCTGAAGCAGGAACAGCAGCGAATCCtgaacctgcagcagcagaacatCACCAAGAAACTACGaggacagaaccagaaccagaaccagaaccagg GTCAGAACTCCCCAGTTGTCCCCGTTCACCTGCCCGGGACCGGCCGCTTCATCCCTCCCCAGGAGTGCAAGCTCAAGTTCCCCTTCAAGAGTAACCCCGCCCACCGGTTGTCATGGGGACCAGCCAGCGCCGCCCTGCAGGCTCTGGGTCTgggggagggaggtgaggggggAGAGTacaaggaggagggaggagtgaTGGAGGGTAAAGgttctccctcacctcctcctcctcctcctcagggtCAGACTCCTGCCCTCCTGCCCCTCCCCTTCCAGGCCCCGCCCCCTCGCATGCGCACCCCCAGCCCTCATCGCGCCTGGCAACAGCGTAACCAGGGAAACTTCTTCCAAAACCACCAGCACCGCTACCGCCGCAACTCTCTGGACAGCTCCACCCATGGCAACAGTAACTATGATAACAACCAGCATCATGGCGGCGGTGGCGGCGGTCACCAGGGGCGACCGAGACAGAGGCGGGGGGTGTCGCCTGTGccgggaggggagagaggaggggggagaggaggaggaggcgggaggGACAGAGATGGAGGCTTCCATTATAATCAACACCAGCACCATCAGTACCACCACCACCCCTACTACAACCCCCACAATGCACCATTCCAGCCAGGACCTCACCCCAACTACCACAGCCTGCCGCGCTCCGGGGTCCCGCCCCCTCCTGCTGACATGCTACTGGGGGTGGGGCCACCGCCGCCGCCGGTGGGGTGGGGCTTCACCACCCCGCCCAGGATGAGACGGCAGTTCAGCGCACCGGACCTCAAAAACAACAAGGAGACCCccatctga
- the kif1ca gene encoding kinesin-like protein KIF1C isoform X2, producing MAGASVKVAVRVRPFNSRETGRNAKCVIQMQGNTTCISNPKQPKDGAKNFTFDYSYWSHTTADDPSFACQKQVYKDIGEEMLLHAFEGYNVCIFAYGQTGAGKSYTMMGKQEPGQEGIIPQLCEDLFQRTGENTDPDLTYSVEVSYMEIYCERVRDLLNPKSQGTLRVREHPILGPYVEDLSKLAVTGFNDIQDLMDAGNKARTVAATNMNETSSRSHAVFTIVFTQKRRDQMTSLDTEKVSKISLVDLAGSERADSSGAKGTRLKEGANINKSLTTLGKVISALAEMQSNKKRKSDFIPYRDSVLTWLLKENLGGNSRTAMIAALSPADINYEETLSTLRYADRAKQIRCNAVINEDPNAKLIRELKAEVERLRNLLFSQGLQELLDNTVNNNNVLAGLAGVSPSPLQLALTANGIVSKNGSAPAGAEPPSAGDAPADPDHLMEDGEDGEESEPISKEEAAERLLETEKIIAELNETWEEKLRKTESIRLERESLLAEMGVSIKEDGGTLGVFSPKGTPHLVNLNEDPLMSECLLYYIKEGFTRVGQQDVDIKLSGHFIKEIHCVFVSETNEQGEVVVTLEPLIGAETYVNGKQITDAVVLKQGNRIVMGKNHVFRFNHPEQARLERERSLPADQQGEPEDWNYAQKELLEKQGIDIKLEMEKRLQDMEIQYRKEKEEADLLLEQHRLYADSDSGDDSDKRSCEESWRLISSLREKLPANKVQSIVKRCGLPSSGKRREPLRVYQIPQRRRISKDPKRVTMEDLRMQAVKEICYEVALGDFRHSRQEIEALSIVKMKELCRMYAKKDSSEKDSWRAVAQDVCDTVGIGEERSPPAEEGGGGGGGGGGGGGGGGGETGEGGQKKNMYDLKAHIDKLTDILEEVKLQNNMKDEEIKALRDRMIKMESIIPVQDDGENGEDDESPQRDEDGAGEGTHQPEVRVKRLMDEDPAFRRGRLRWLKQEQQRILNLQQQNITKKLRGQNQNQNQNQGQNSPVVPVHLPGTGRFIPPQECKLKFPFKSNPAHRLSWGPASAALQALGLGEGGEGGEYKEEGGVMEGKGSPSPPPPPPQGQTPALLPLPFQAPPPRMRTPSPHRAWQQRNQGNFFQNHQHRYRRNSLDSSTHGNSNYDNNQHHGGGGGGHQGRPRQRRGVSPVPGGERGGGRGGGGGRDRDGGFHYNQHQHHQYHHHPYYNPHNAPFQPGPHPNYHSLPRSGVPPPPADMLLGVGPPPPPVGWGFTTPPRMRRQFSAPDLKNNKETPI from the exons cTGTGTGAGGACTTGTTtcagagaacaggagagaacaCTGATCCTGACCTGACCTACTCTGTGGAG GTCTCCTACATGGAGATCTACTGCGAGCGGGTCCGGGATCTATTAAACCCAAAGTCCCAGGGGACTCTGCGGGTCCGGGAGCATCCCATCCTCGGGCCCTACGTGGAGGATCTGTCCAAACTGGCTGTGACCGGATTCAACGACATCCAGGACCTGATGGACGCCGGCAACAAGGCTCG GACGGTCGCAGCCACAAACATGAATGAGACGTCGTCCAGGTCACATGCTGTCTTCACCATCGTCTTCACACAAAAACGACGAGACCAGATGACCAGCCTGGACActgagaag GTCAGCAAGATCAGTCTGGTGGACCTGGCAGGAAGCGAGCGAGCCGACTCCTCCGGGGCAAAAGGCACTCGactgaag GAAGGAGCCAATATCAATAAATCTCTAACCACGCTGGGAAAAGTGATATCAGCTTTGGCTGAAATG CAGAGCAATAAGAAGAGGAAAAGTGATTTTATCCCCTACAGAGACTCTGTTCTCACCTGGCTACTAAAGGAAAACCTGG GAGGAAACTCTCGGACGGCCATGATTGCTGCTCTAAGTCCTGCTGACATCAACTATGAAGAAACACTGAGCACTCTGAG GTACGCTGACCGTGCCAAACAGATCCGCTGTAACGCTGTGATCAATGAAGATCCCAACGCCAAACTGATCAGAGAGCTGAAGGCTGAAGTGGAACGACTGAGGAACCTGCTGTTCTCGCAGGGCCTGCAGGAGCTGCTCGACAACACTG tcaacaacaacaacgtccTCGCTGGTCTCGCAGGTGTGTCCCCCTCCCCGCTGCAGCTGGCACTCACAGCCAATGGGATCGTATCGAAGAATGGCTCCGCCCCTGCAG GTGCTGAGCCGCCGTCTGCAGGTGACGCCCCCGCTGACCCCGACCACCTGATGGAGGACGGCGAGGACGGAGAGGAGTCGGAGCCCATCAGTAAAGAGGAGGCGGCAGAGAGGCTGCTG GAGACGGAGAAGATCATCGCTGAGCTGAACGAGACGTGGGAGGAGAAACTGAGGAAGACGGAGTCTATTCGACTGGAGAG AGAGTCCCTGCTGGCAGAGATGGGCGTGTCCATTAAAGAAGATGGAGGAACGTTGGGCGTCTTCTCTCCTAAAGGA acgCCTCACCTGGTCAACCTGAATGAAGACCCTCTGATGTCAGAGTGTCTGCTGTACTACATCAAGGAGGGATTCACCAG ggtgGGACAGCAGGACGTGGACATCAAACTGTCCGGTCACTTCATTAAAGAGATTCACTGTGTGTTCGTCAGTGAGACCAACGAGCAGGGAGAAG TGGTCGTCACTCTGGAGCCGCTGATCGGAGCGGAGACGTACGTCAACGGGAAGCAGATCACCGACGCCGTCGTCCTCAAACAAG GTAACCGCATCGTGATGGGGAAGAACCACGTGTTTCGGTTCAACCACCCGGAGCAGGCGAGGCTGGAGAGAGAGCGCAGCCTGCCGGCCGACCAGCAGGGGGAGCCGGAGGACTGGAACTACGCTCagaaggagctgctggagaagcaAGGCATCGACATCAAActggagatggagaagag ACTGCAGGACATGGAGATTCAGTACCgtaaagagaaggaggaggctGATCTGCTGCTGGAGCAACACAGACTG tatgCAGACAGTGACAGTGGAGACGACTCTGACAAACGCTCCTGTGAGGAGAGCTGGAGGCTGATCTCCTCGCTGAGAGAGAAACTACCTGCTAACAAG gtGCAGTCCATAGTGAAGCGCTGTGGTCTGCCGAGCAGTGGGAAGAGGAGGGAGCCTCTCAGAGTCTATCAGATccctcagaggaggaggatcagCAAGGACCCCAAACGGGTCACCATGGAGGACCTCCGCATGCAGGCTGTCAAAGAGATCTGCTACGAG GTGGCTCTGGGAGACTTCCGTCACTCCCGTCAGGAGATCGAAGCTCTGTCCATCGTCAAGATGAAGGAACTCTGCCGCATGTACGCCAAGAAAGACTCCAGCGAGAAGGACAGCTGGAGGGCCGTGGCCCAGGACGTCTGTGACACCGTGGGCatcggagaggagaggagcccCCCCgctgaggagggaggaggaggagggggaggaggaggaggaggaggaggaggaggaggaggagagacgggggaaggaggacagaaaaaaaacatgtacgATCTGAAGGCCCACATCGATAAACTCACTGATATTCTGGAG GAAGTGAAGCTGCAGAACAACATGAAGGACGAGGAGATCaaagctctgagagacagaaTGATTAAGATGGAGAGCATCATACCTGTTCAG GACGACGGTGAGAACGGCGAAGACGACGAGTCGCCTCAGAGAGACGAGGACGGGGCTGGAGAGGGCACCCACCAGCCGGAGGTCAGGGTGAAGAGGCTGATGGACGAGGACCCGGCGTTCAGGAGAGGACGCCTCCGCTGGCTGAAGCAGGAACAGCAGCGAATCCtgaacctgcagcagcagaacatCACCAAGAAACTACGaggacagaaccagaaccagaaccagaaccagg GTCAGAACTCCCCAGTTGTCCCCGTTCACCTGCCCGGGACCGGCCGCTTCATCCCTCCCCAGGAGTGCAAGCTCAAGTTCCCCTTCAAGAGTAACCCCGCCCACCGGTTGTCATGGGGACCAGCCAGCGCCGCCCTGCAGGCTCTGGGTCTgggggagggaggtgaggggggAGAGTacaaggaggagggaggagtgaTGGAGGGTAAAGgttctccctcacctcctcctcctcctcctcagggtCAGACTCCTGCCCTCCTGCCCCTCCCCTTCCAGGCCCCGCCCCCTCGCATGCGCACCCCCAGCCCTCATCGCGCCTGGCAACAGCGTAACCAGGGAAACTTCTTCCAAAACCACCAGCACCGCTACCGCCGCAACTCTCTGGACAGCTCCACCCATGGCAACAGTAACTATGATAACAACCAGCATCATGGCGGCGGTGGCGGCGGTCACCAGGGGCGACCGAGACAGAGGCGGGGGGTGTCGCCTGTGccgggaggggagagaggaggggggagaggaggaggaggcgggaggGACAGAGATGGAGGCTTCCATTATAATCAACACCAGCACCATCAGTACCACCACCACCCCTACTACAACCCCCACAATGCACCATTCCAGCCAGGACCTCACCCCAACTACCACAGCCTGCCGCGCTCCGGGGTCCCGCCCCCTCCTGCTGACATGCTACTGGGGGTGGGGCCACCGCCGCCGCCGGTGGGGTGGGGCTTCACCACCCCGCCCAGGATGAGACGGCAGTTCAGCGCACCGGACCTCAAAAACAACAAGGAGACCCccatctga